From a region of the Procambarus clarkii isolate CNS0578487 chromosome 18, FALCON_Pclarkii_2.0, whole genome shotgun sequence genome:
- the LOC138366021 gene encoding BUD13 homolog, translating into MQYRIDLSVLRKDYYHPEYYKTYADDNPARRHHDDNPARRHHDDNPARRHHDDNPARRHHDDNPRSTAPLRQPPLDGTTTTTPARRHHDDNPRSTAPRRQPPLDGTTTTTPARRHHDDNPRSTAPRRQPPLDGTTTTTPLDGTTTTTPARRHHYDNPARRHHDDNPARRHHDDNPARRHHDDNPARRHHDDNPARRHHDDNPARRHHDDNPARRHHDDNPRSTAPLRQPRSTAPRRQPRSTAPRRQPPLDGTTTTTPLDGTTTTTPARRHHDDNPARRHHYDNPARRHHDEETPN; encoded by the coding sequence ATGCAGTACCGCATTGACCTCTCAGTACTACGGAAGGATTACTACCACCCAGAGTACTACAAGACCTACGCCGACGACAACCCCGCTCGACGGCACCACGACGACAACCCCGCTCGACGGCACCACGACGATAACCCCGCTCGACGGCACCACGACGACAACCCCGCTCGACGGCACCACGACGACAACCCCCGCTCGACGGCACCACTACGACAACCCCCGCTCGACGGCACCACGACGACAACCCCCGCTCGACGGCACCACGACGACAACCCCCGCTCGACGGCACCACGACGACAACCCCCGCTCGACGGCACCACGACGACAACCCCCGCTCGACGGCACCACGACGACAACCCCCGCTCGACGGCACCACGACGACAACCCCCGCTCGACGGCACCACGACGACAACCCCGCTCGACGGCACCACGACGACAACCCCCGCTCGACGGCACCACTACGACAACCCCGCTCGACGGCACCACGACGACAACCCCGCTCGACGGCACCACGACGACAACCCAGCTCGACGACACCACGACGACAACCCCGCTCGACGGCACCACGACGACAACCCCGCTCGACGGCACCACGACGACAACCCAGCTCGACGACACCACGACGACAACCCCGCTCGACGGCACCACGACGACAACCCCCGCTCGACGGCACCACTACGACAACCCCGCTCGACGGCACCACGACGACAACCCCGCTCGACGGCACCACGACGACAACCCCCGCTCGACGGCACCACGACGACAACCCCGCTCGACGGCACCACGACGACAACCCCCGCTCGTCGGCACCACGACGACAACCCCGCTCGACGGCACCACTACGACAACCCCGCTCGACGGCACCACGACGAAGAAACGCCGAATTAA
- the LOC138366020 gene encoding golgin subfamily A member 6-like protein 7, whose protein sequence is MRDEVQEMGHEDKMRDEVQEMGHENKMRDEVQEMGHEDKMRDEVQEMGHEDKMRDEVQEMGHEDKMRDEVKEMGHEDKMRDEVQEMGHEDKMRDEVQEMGHEDKMRDEVQEMGHEDKMRDEVQEMGHEDKMRDDNVSVHPGPLSCSSTQQDDLRFSTVRI, encoded by the exons ATGAGAGACGAGGTCCAGGagatgggacacgaggacaagatgAGAGACGAGGTCCAGGAGATGGGACACGAGAACAAGATGAGAGACGAGGTCCAGGagatgggacacgaggacaagatgAGAGACGAGGTCCAGGagatgggacacgaggacaagatgAGAGACGAGGTCCAGGagatgggacacgaggacaagatgAGAGACGAGGTCAAGGagatgggacacgaggacaagatgAGAGACGAGGTCCAGGagatgggacacgaggacaagatgAGAGACGAGGTCCAGGagatgggacacgaggacaagatgAGAGACGAGGTCCAGGagatgggacacgaggacaagatgAGAGACGAGGTCCAGGagatgggacacgaggacaagatgagagacgacaacgtttcggtccatcctggaccattatcatgcagc AGCACTCAGCAAGACGACCTGCGCTTCTCCACAGTCCGGATTTAA